In Myxococcus stipitatus, the following are encoded in one genomic region:
- a CDS encoding isocitrate lyase/phosphoenolpyruvate mutase family protein encodes MPVAPPSSAREFRQLHQSGLLLLVNAWDAGSARVMESLGAKAIATTSAGLAWSQGYPDGDLLPMNRLLDAVASIARVIKVPLTVDMEGGYSSEPYAVGELAAGVLEAGGVGINLEDGTGTVDLLCAKIEAVKLAAARKGADLFVNARTDVFLRGIGPAERRVEETLARAKRLRDAGADGLFVPGVKAPADIKTIASEAGLPLNVMATAGVPHASELEALGARRLSSGASIATATLGRVATLTTEFLRNGGTAASPEAGITYPAINALLNRP; translated from the coding sequence ATGCCTGTCGCCCCACCGAGTTCCGCCCGTGAGTTCCGCCAGTTGCACCAATCGGGACTGCTGTTGCTGGTCAATGCGTGGGACGCGGGAAGCGCCCGGGTGATGGAGAGCCTGGGGGCCAAGGCCATCGCCACGACGAGCGCCGGCCTGGCCTGGTCCCAGGGCTATCCCGATGGCGACCTGCTCCCGATGAACAGGCTCCTGGACGCGGTGGCCTCCATCGCGCGAGTCATCAAGGTCCCGCTGACCGTGGACATGGAAGGGGGCTATTCGAGCGAGCCGTATGCGGTGGGGGAACTGGCCGCGGGAGTGCTGGAGGCGGGAGGCGTCGGCATCAACCTGGAGGACGGCACCGGCACGGTGGACCTGCTGTGCGCGAAGATTGAAGCGGTGAAGCTCGCCGCGGCACGCAAGGGCGCGGACCTGTTCGTGAACGCGCGCACGGATGTGTTCCTGCGTGGAATCGGCCCCGCGGAGCGCCGCGTCGAGGAGACGCTGGCCCGGGCCAAGCGCCTGCGGGATGCGGGGGCCGACGGCCTCTTCGTCCCGGGCGTGAAGGCCCCCGCCGACATCAAGACCATCGCCTCCGAGGCGGGCCTGCCCCTCAACGTCATGGCGACGGCGGGCGTGCCTCATGCCTCGGAGCTGGAGGCGTTGGGCGCTCGCCGGCTGAGCTCGGGCGCGAGCATCGCCACGGCGACATTGGGACGCGTGGCCACGCTCACCACGGAGTTCCTGCGCAACGGCGGCACCGCGGCATCACCGGAGGCGGGCATCACCTACCCGGCCATCAATGCGCTCTTGAACCGGCCCTGA
- a CDS encoding tail fiber domain-containing protein encodes MSVKPWLAALGFAAAGLGCSGDDGAVGAQGLQGTQGLQGPKGEAGPAGPPGERGPQGPVGPSWNVGTGLALSNNVLSVDFTGDNAPVSRNDSRLSDARAPTRGSNDYIQSFASSGKTQDASFVLSGTGTVQGRMTTNADLLVDASAAITAPVPLLKLQNTSNAGVSWTQFPLLTVDSAGGLLARGEAGQGTIPMTGKGIRLMWWPRQGAFRAGYADNQWDSGNVGLYSWAGGNQSLANGQSSFAMGERCTASGRNSLCMGNNSNAGADGAIAIGSNVIAGDSSISLGYRVSTANFPGAFAFGDQSSADIHSVSAPNQFLVRASGGIRLRSSSNLSLGCDIPAETANITCTSDRNEKDDFRQVDGEALLSKVANLPISTWRFKAEHTDVRHMGPVAQDFRATFGLGSDNKSIGLLDISGVNLAAIQALEVRTRELREKTAEVDALKSEMAELKRTMSRLEAAVLSKDARP; translated from the coding sequence ATGAGTGTCAAACCATGGCTCGCCGCGCTGGGATTCGCCGCTGCGGGGTTGGGTTGCAGTGGTGATGACGGCGCGGTGGGCGCGCAAGGTCTGCAGGGCACCCAGGGTCTGCAGGGGCCGAAGGGAGAAGCCGGCCCCGCAGGACCACCCGGCGAGCGGGGACCTCAAGGGCCCGTGGGTCCGTCGTGGAACGTGGGCACGGGGCTGGCGCTGAGCAACAATGTGCTCAGCGTCGACTTCACGGGGGACAACGCGCCTGTTTCCCGCAACGACTCGCGGCTCTCGGACGCACGCGCGCCGACTCGCGGCAGCAACGACTACATCCAGAGCTTCGCCAGCAGTGGCAAGACCCAGGATGCCTCATTCGTCCTCTCCGGCACGGGCACCGTGCAAGGACGCATGACGACCAACGCGGACCTGCTCGTCGACGCCTCGGCCGCCATCACCGCTCCCGTCCCCCTCCTGAAGCTCCAGAACACCAGCAACGCGGGCGTGAGCTGGACGCAGTTCCCGCTGCTCACCGTGGACTCGGCGGGCGGGCTCCTGGCACGGGGCGAGGCGGGCCAGGGAACGATTCCGATGACGGGCAAGGGCATCCGCCTCATGTGGTGGCCCCGCCAGGGCGCCTTCCGCGCAGGCTATGCCGACAACCAATGGGACAGCGGCAACGTGGGCCTGTACTCGTGGGCCGGCGGCAACCAGTCCCTCGCCAACGGCCAGAGCTCCTTCGCCATGGGTGAGCGCTGCACGGCCAGCGGCCGCAACTCCCTGTGCATGGGTAACAACAGCAACGCCGGCGCGGATGGTGCCATCGCCATCGGCTCCAACGTCATTGCGGGCGACTCAAGCATCTCGCTGGGCTATCGCGTGTCGACCGCCAACTTCCCCGGCGCCTTCGCCTTCGGCGACCAGTCGAGCGCCGACATCCACTCCGTCAGCGCTCCGAACCAATTCCTCGTCCGCGCCTCCGGAGGCATCCGGCTCCGCAGCAGCTCCAACCTCTCCCTGGGCTGTGACATCCCGGCCGAGACCGCCAACATCACTTGCACCTCCGACCGCAACGAGAAGGACGACTTCCGGCAGGTCGACGGCGAGGCGTTGCTCAGCAAGGTGGCCAACCTCCCCATCTCCACCTGGCGCTTCAAGGCCGAGCACACCGACGTGCGCCACATGGGCCCCGTCGCGCAGGACTTCCGCGCCACGTTTGGCCTTGGCTCGGACAACAAGAGCATTGGCTTGCTCGACATCTCCGGCGTGAATCTCGCGGCCATCCAGGCGCTCGAGGTCCGCACCCGCGAACTGCGCGAGAAGACCGCCGAGGTCGACGCCCTCAAGTCGGAGATGGCCGAGCTCAAGCGCACCATGTCCCGCCTCGAGGCCGCGGTCCTCTCGAAGGACGCGCGCCCGTAG
- a CDS encoding AlkA N-terminal domain-containing protein translates to MDLLDSDACYRALQTRDARFDGRLFVGVTSTGIYCRPICPARTPKRENCCFHASAAAAQEAGFRPCLRCRPETAPDLASWRGTSNTVSRALALIAEGALDGGEAGVDALAERLGVGERQLRRLFKQHLGATPVAVAQTRRVLFAKQLIQETRMPLAEVALASGFGSVRRFNETFQGLYQRPPSALRRKRQTAEPSSAVAEAGVTLRLRYRPPYDWASMLEYLSARAIEGVEQVSRTSYRRMVSQDGGVGTVEVSHEPTRNNLVVTIRFPRVASLPAIVARVRRVFDVGADIEVIGAHLAKDPFLAPLVALRPGLRAPGGWDGFELAVRAILGQQVTVEAARKLAGRLVALCGEGLPMPEGLPPELSRTFPSPERVARTDLTALGMPSARKATLKALADAALADPLLFHPFGTVEEGIARLRSIRGVGEWTAQYIALRALRETDAFPASDVALLRSAATDEGARPSPEDLLQRAEPWRPWRAYAAQHLWAADPGPRTRLQEVRHG, encoded by the coding sequence ATGGACTTGCTCGACTCCGACGCCTGCTATCGCGCGCTCCAGACGCGGGATGCCCGCTTCGACGGCCGGCTCTTCGTCGGAGTGACGTCGACCGGCATCTACTGCCGCCCCATCTGCCCGGCCCGTACGCCCAAGCGGGAGAACTGCTGCTTCCACGCGTCCGCCGCCGCCGCGCAGGAAGCGGGCTTCCGGCCCTGTCTGCGCTGCCGCCCAGAGACCGCGCCGGACCTGGCCTCGTGGCGGGGGACGTCCAACACCGTGTCGCGCGCGCTGGCGCTCATCGCGGAAGGCGCGCTGGATGGAGGCGAGGCGGGAGTCGACGCGCTGGCGGAGCGGCTGGGCGTGGGAGAGCGCCAGTTGCGCCGCCTGTTCAAGCAGCACCTGGGCGCAACCCCCGTGGCCGTCGCGCAGACGCGCCGCGTGCTGTTCGCCAAGCAGCTCATCCAGGAGACACGGATGCCGCTGGCGGAGGTGGCGCTCGCCTCGGGGTTTGGCAGCGTCCGGCGCTTCAACGAGACCTTCCAGGGGCTCTACCAGCGCCCGCCCAGCGCGCTGCGCCGCAAGCGCCAGACAGCGGAGCCCTCCAGCGCCGTGGCGGAGGCGGGCGTGACGCTGCGGCTGCGCTACCGTCCGCCGTACGACTGGGCGTCGATGCTCGAGTACCTCTCCGCGCGCGCCATCGAAGGCGTGGAGCAGGTCTCCCGTACGAGCTACCGGCGCATGGTGTCGCAGGACGGCGGCGTGGGCACGGTGGAGGTCTCGCACGAGCCCACGCGCAACAACCTCGTCGTCACGATTCGCTTCCCACGGGTGGCGTCACTGCCCGCCATCGTCGCGCGTGTGCGCCGGGTGTTCGACGTGGGAGCGGACATCGAGGTGATTGGTGCCCACCTCGCCAAGGACCCGTTCCTCGCGCCCCTCGTGGCGCTGCGGCCCGGGCTGCGAGCCCCGGGCGGATGGGACGGCTTCGAGCTGGCGGTGCGAGCGATTCTGGGCCAGCAGGTGACGGTGGAGGCGGCGCGGAAGCTCGCGGGGCGGCTCGTGGCCCTGTGTGGCGAGGGACTCCCGATGCCAGAGGGGCTGCCCCCGGAACTGAGCCGCACCTTCCCCTCCCCCGAGCGCGTTGCGCGCACGGACCTGACCGCGCTGGGAATGCCCTCCGCGCGCAAGGCCACGTTGAAGGCGCTGGCGGACGCGGCGCTGGCGGATCCCCTCCTCTTCCATCCGTTCGGCACCGTCGAGGAAGGCATCGCCCGGCTGCGCTCCATCCGAGGCGTGGGCGAGTGGACCGCGCAGTACATCGCGCTGCGCGCCTTGCGAGAGACGGACGCGTTCCCAGCCAGCGACGTCGCGCTGCTGCGGAGCGCGGCGACGGACGAAGGAGCACGGCCTTCGCCCGAGGACCTGCTCCAACGCGCGGAGCCCTGGAGGCCCTGGCGGGCCTATGCCGCGCAGCATCTGTGGGCCGCGGACCCGGGCCCACGCACTCGACTTCAGGAGGTACGTCATGGCTGA
- a CDS encoding cystathionine gamma-synthase produces the protein MRFDTLAIHAGQEPDPTTGAIMTPVYLSSTYVQDGPGEHKGYEYSRTHNPTRKALQDCLAALEGAKHGAAFASGLAATDMLMHMLDAGDHVVVSDDVYGGTFRIFDKVFKRSGLNFSFVDLSQPGAFEAAITPKTKMVWVESPTNPMLKLIDLARIAEVAKKRGILAVADNTFMTPYFQRPLDLGFDVVTHSTTKYLNGHSDVVGGFVCTSREDVAERMYFLQNAVGGVSGAFDSFLVLRGVKTLHVRMDRHALNAMKVSQFLVSHPKVKKVTYPGLETHPQHALAKQQMKGFGGMLTFDIHGGLEAARRFLKTTKVFACAESLGGVESLIEHPAIMTHASVPKETREKLGIADGFIRLSVGIEDSQDLIDDLAQALDAVK, from the coding sequence ATGCGCTTCGACACCCTCGCCATTCATGCCGGCCAGGAGCCGGACCCCACGACGGGCGCCATCATGACCCCCGTCTACCTGAGTTCCACCTACGTCCAGGATGGACCCGGGGAGCACAAGGGCTACGAGTACAGCCGGACCCACAACCCCACGCGCAAGGCGCTCCAGGACTGTCTGGCCGCGCTCGAGGGTGCGAAGCATGGCGCCGCGTTCGCCTCGGGCCTGGCGGCCACGGACATGCTGATGCACATGCTGGACGCCGGGGACCACGTGGTCGTCTCCGACGACGTGTACGGCGGCACCTTCCGCATCTTCGACAAGGTCTTCAAGCGCAGCGGCCTGAACTTCTCCTTCGTCGACCTGTCCCAGCCGGGGGCATTCGAAGCGGCCATCACGCCCAAGACGAAGATGGTGTGGGTGGAGTCGCCCACCAACCCGATGCTCAAGCTCATCGACCTGGCGCGCATCGCCGAGGTCGCCAAGAAGCGGGGCATCCTGGCCGTCGCGGACAACACGTTCATGACGCCGTACTTCCAGCGCCCGCTGGACCTCGGCTTCGACGTGGTGACGCACTCCACGACCAAGTACCTCAACGGGCACAGCGACGTGGTGGGCGGCTTCGTCTGCACCAGCCGCGAGGATGTGGCCGAGCGGATGTACTTCCTCCAGAACGCCGTGGGCGGTGTGTCCGGCGCGTTCGACAGCTTCCTCGTGCTGCGCGGCGTGAAGACGCTGCACGTGCGCATGGACCGGCACGCGCTCAACGCGATGAAGGTGTCGCAGTTCCTCGTCTCGCACCCGAAGGTGAAGAAGGTCACCTACCCGGGCCTGGAGACGCACCCGCAGCACGCGCTCGCCAAGCAGCAGATGAAGGGCTTCGGCGGCATGCTGACGTTCGACATCCACGGCGGCCTGGAGGCGGCGCGCCGCTTCCTCAAGACGACGAAGGTGTTCGCGTGCGCCGAGTCGCTCGGTGGCGTCGAGTCCCTCATCGAGCACCCGGCCATCATGACCCACGCCTCCGTGCCGAAGGAGACGCGTGAGAAGCTGGGCATCGCGGACGGCTTCATCCGCCTGTCCGTGGGCATCGAGGACTCGCAGGACCTCATCGACGACCTGGCCCAGGCGCTCGACGCGGTGAAGTAG
- a CDS encoding DUF7107 domain-containing protein has product MRHPRVCGLLTPLVLLLAFLPGCIIHENDDRWMDEDELCACVANSDCEADEYCRAGYCRDRSPNARDCFSSNDCERAEVCINSVCLQPCARATDCGAGGRCEAGFCAPSTPPSRDGGTADGGPRPDGGPRPDGGTRPDAGAPSDGGQSPQCWVNKDCGQGNYCINNQCHRGCTTDGQCASTETCTANVCRPRPRDPNACLSAADCTGGKDCVNGQCRSQCASTTECATDHVCEIGYCQPIPHGGECRANCDCPSGQVCTNGQCRPSQPDPGKACQANCDCPSGQVCAEGYCRQPPPPPDAGPGTACTANCECPAGQVCAEGYCHQPPPPPDAGTVCRANCECPAAQVCQEGSCKPQGSGKSCLANCECPAGERCVNNACWQ; this is encoded by the coding sequence ATGAGGCATCCCCGCGTATGCGGTCTGCTGACGCCACTCGTCTTGTTGTTGGCCTTCCTTCCAGGCTGCATCATTCACGAGAACGACGACCGTTGGATGGATGAAGACGAACTCTGTGCCTGCGTCGCCAACAGCGACTGCGAGGCGGACGAGTACTGCCGCGCCGGTTACTGTCGAGACCGCTCGCCCAACGCTCGGGATTGCTTCTCATCCAATGACTGTGAGCGCGCCGAGGTCTGCATCAACTCGGTCTGCCTCCAGCCCTGCGCGCGCGCCACGGATTGTGGTGCGGGGGGCCGGTGTGAAGCGGGCTTCTGCGCGCCCAGCACGCCCCCGTCGAGGGATGGTGGCACGGCTGACGGCGGCCCGCGTCCAGATGGTGGCCCGCGCCCCGACGGTGGCACGCGCCCGGATGCTGGCGCTCCCAGCGACGGCGGTCAGTCTCCCCAGTGCTGGGTGAACAAGGATTGTGGCCAAGGCAACTACTGCATCAACAACCAGTGCCACCGCGGCTGCACCACGGATGGGCAGTGCGCCAGCACCGAGACGTGCACCGCCAACGTGTGCCGGCCTCGTCCGAGGGACCCGAACGCGTGCCTCTCGGCGGCGGACTGCACGGGCGGCAAGGACTGCGTGAATGGCCAGTGCCGGTCTCAGTGCGCGTCCACCACGGAGTGCGCCACGGACCACGTCTGCGAGATTGGCTACTGCCAGCCCATTCCCCACGGCGGCGAGTGCCGCGCCAACTGCGACTGCCCCTCCGGGCAGGTCTGCACGAATGGCCAGTGCCGTCCCTCGCAGCCCGACCCGGGCAAGGCGTGCCAGGCCAACTGTGACTGCCCCTCGGGTCAGGTCTGCGCGGAAGGCTACTGCCGCCAGCCGCCGCCTCCTCCCGATGCGGGGCCCGGCACCGCGTGCACCGCCAACTGCGAGTGCCCCGCGGGTCAGGTCTGCGCGGAGGGTTACTGCCACCAGCCGCCGCCTCCTCCTGACGCGGGCACGGTGTGCCGCGCCAACTGCGAGTGCCCCGCCGCCCAGGTGTGCCAGGAGGGCTCGTGCAAGCCTCAGGGCAGCGGCAAGTCCTGCCTGGCCAACTGCGAGTGCCCCGCGGGCGAGCGCTGCGTCAACAACGCCTGCTGGCAGTAG
- the ogt gene encoding methylated-DNA--[protein]-cysteine S-methyltransferase, translating to MAETLRFIIDKTGTPIGELIVVADPEGHLRAVDWTEHEGRMRQLLRLHYGENGYVLEAGRNPGGLTEVMRAYFEGKLDAIDTLPSRTAGTPFQRQVWTALREIPCGATVSYSELARRIGRPAAVRAVGMANGANPVGIVVPCHRVVGANGSLTGYGGGIDRKRWLLAHEAKARASSAA from the coding sequence ATGGCTGAGACGCTTCGCTTCATCATCGACAAGACGGGCACGCCCATCGGCGAGCTCATCGTCGTCGCGGACCCCGAGGGCCACCTGCGCGCGGTGGACTGGACCGAGCACGAAGGGCGCATGCGGCAGTTGCTCCGGCTGCACTATGGCGAGAACGGTTACGTGCTCGAAGCCGGGCGGAACCCCGGCGGCCTCACCGAGGTGATGCGGGCGTACTTCGAGGGGAAGCTGGACGCCATCGACACCCTGCCCTCACGCACCGCGGGCACCCCGTTCCAGCGCCAGGTGTGGACGGCGCTGCGGGAAATCCCCTGCGGGGCCACGGTGTCGTATTCGGAGCTGGCGCGGCGCATCGGCCGGCCCGCGGCGGTGCGCGCGGTGGGGATGGCCAATGGCGCCAACCCCGTGGGCATCGTCGTCCCGTGTCACCGCGTGGTGGGCGCCAACGGCTCGCTCACGGGCTACGGAGGCGGCATTGATCGCAAGCGCTGGCTGCTCGCGCACGAAGCGAAGGCCCGCGCGTCTTCCGCTGCCTGA
- a CDS encoding class I SAM-dependent methyltransferase — MAAPEDTQGNSGGGEAGMFANRLRKGAKHFRKWARAQGLTAFRVYDRDIPEYPFAVDLYGDCVHVTEYPRRRALKSGTAETQRTEVLDAVAQVLEVPTERIFVKTHTPQPWGRAQYGRVGEGSGRLVVEERGLKFWVNLGDYLDTGLFMDHRDTRQRVREEAQGKRFLNLFAYTGAFTVYAAAGGAKSTVTVDLSNTYLDWAEDNLDLNGLADSRHELIRADAKAWVEAQAQGPERYDLIVCDPPSFSTSKKMTGSFNVQRDHVRLLDALRTLLAPGGVLYFSNNFLGFQLDAKATRGWKSVEELTPASIPEDFQRKDIHRCWRMVAP; from the coding sequence ATGGCTGCACCCGAAGACACTCAAGGCAACAGCGGCGGCGGCGAGGCGGGCATGTTCGCCAACCGGCTCCGCAAGGGCGCGAAGCACTTTCGCAAGTGGGCCCGCGCCCAGGGGCTGACGGCCTTCCGCGTCTATGACCGGGACATCCCCGAGTACCCCTTCGCGGTGGACCTCTACGGCGACTGCGTCCACGTCACGGAGTATCCGCGCCGCCGCGCGCTCAAGTCCGGCACCGCGGAGACGCAGCGGACAGAGGTGCTCGACGCGGTGGCCCAGGTGCTGGAGGTCCCCACCGAGCGCATCTTCGTGAAGACCCACACGCCCCAGCCCTGGGGCCGCGCGCAGTACGGCCGTGTCGGCGAGGGCAGCGGGAGGCTCGTGGTGGAGGAGCGCGGGCTGAAGTTCTGGGTCAACCTGGGTGACTACCTGGACACCGGCCTCTTCATGGACCACCGCGACACCCGGCAGCGCGTGCGCGAGGAGGCTCAGGGCAAGCGCTTCCTCAACCTCTTCGCATACACGGGGGCCTTCACCGTCTACGCCGCCGCGGGTGGCGCCAAGAGCACCGTGACGGTGGACCTGTCCAACACGTACCTGGACTGGGCCGAGGACAATCTGGACCTGAATGGACTGGCGGACTCGCGCCACGAGCTCATCCGCGCGGACGCGAAGGCGTGGGTGGAAGCCCAGGCGCAGGGCCCCGAGCGCTATGACCTCATCGTCTGCGACCCGCCCTCCTTCTCCACGTCGAAGAAGATGACGGGCTCGTTCAACGTGCAGAGAGACCACGTGCGGCTCTTGGACGCGCTCCGGACGCTGCTCGCGCCCGGAGGTGTCCTCTACTTCTCCAACAACTTCCTCGGCTTCCAGCTCGACGCCAAGGCCACGCGCGGCTGGAAGTCCGTGGAAGAGCTCACACCCGCCTCCATCCCCGAGGACTTCCAGCGCAAGGACATCCACCGCTGCTGGCGGATGGTGGCGCCCTGA
- a CDS encoding MaoC family dehydratase, giving the protein MRYFEDFQPGDASEAGPYVISREEIIAFAKQFDPQPFHLSDEGGREGIFGGIIASGWHTASICHKLVVEHLLKGSASLGSPGLDELKWLRPVRPGDALTARFEVISTTPSRSKPDRGAIKFRFEVRNQSGEVVMTEIANALFSRRPEGTAAK; this is encoded by the coding sequence ATGCGCTACTTCGAGGACTTCCAACCCGGCGACGCGAGCGAGGCCGGGCCGTATGTCATCTCGCGGGAGGAGATCATCGCCTTCGCGAAGCAGTTCGACCCGCAGCCCTTCCACCTGAGTGATGAAGGGGGCCGCGAGGGAATCTTCGGCGGCATCATCGCGAGCGGATGGCACACCGCGTCCATCTGCCACAAGCTCGTGGTGGAGCACCTGTTGAAGGGCTCCGCGAGCCTGGGCTCTCCGGGGCTCGATGAGTTGAAGTGGCTGCGCCCGGTGCGACCCGGGGATGCGCTGACCGCGCGGTTCGAGGTCATCTCGACGACGCCGTCGCGAAGCAAGCCGGACCGGGGCGCCATCAAGTTCCGCTTCGAGGTCCGCAACCAGTCTGGCGAAGTGGTGATGACTGAAATCGCCAACGCGCTCTTCTCACGTCGCCCCGAGGGCACGGCGGCGAAGTAG
- a CDS encoding crotonase/enoyl-CoA hydratase family protein: protein MSVRVEKNGPITTVVLHRPEVRNAVDGVTAQALADAFRAFDSDADARVGVLYGDGGTFCAGADLKAVSERRLPRLEVDGDGPMGPSRMVLGKPVIAAISGHAVAGGLELALWCDLRVVEEDAVLGVFCRRWGVPLIDGGTVRLPRLIGLSRAMDLILTGRPVSAQEALAMGLVNRVVPKGQAREAAEALAREVAAFPQACMNADRASAYAQVGLGLEEALRQEFLGGVKVLESESIAGATRFAKGAGRHGTFE from the coding sequence ATGAGCGTGCGCGTCGAGAAGAATGGCCCCATCACCACCGTCGTCCTCCACCGGCCCGAGGTGCGCAACGCGGTGGATGGCGTCACCGCCCAGGCGCTCGCGGATGCGTTCCGAGCCTTCGACTCCGACGCCGACGCACGCGTGGGAGTGCTGTACGGAGATGGCGGGACGTTCTGCGCGGGCGCGGACCTCAAGGCCGTCTCGGAGCGGCGGCTGCCCCGGCTGGAGGTCGACGGGGATGGTCCGATGGGGCCCTCGCGCATGGTGCTGGGCAAGCCCGTCATCGCGGCCATCAGCGGCCATGCGGTGGCGGGGGGATTGGAGCTGGCGCTGTGGTGTGACTTGCGCGTGGTGGAGGAGGACGCGGTGCTGGGGGTCTTCTGCCGGCGCTGGGGTGTGCCCCTCATCGATGGGGGCACGGTGCGCCTGCCTCGGCTCATCGGCCTGTCGCGGGCCATGGACCTCATCCTCACGGGCCGCCCGGTATCGGCGCAGGAGGCGCTGGCCATGGGGCTGGTCAACCGGGTGGTCCCCAAGGGCCAGGCGCGGGAAGCGGCCGAGGCGCTCGCCCGGGAAGTGGCCGCGTTTCCGCAGGCTTGCATGAACGCGGACCGGGCTTCGGCCTATGCGCAGGTGGGGTTGGGGCTGGAGGAAGCACTGCGTCAGGAGTTCCTGGGGGGCGTGAAGGTGCTGGAGAGCGAGTCCATCGCGGGGGCCACCCGGTTCGCGAAGGGGGCGGGTCGGCACGGGACGTTCGAGTAG